Proteins encoded within one genomic window of Vicinamibacterales bacterium:
- a CDS encoding type II secretion system protein codes for MKTPGQARIGERGYAMAALLVMLAIMAVAMTVAMPTWRQLVRREKEAELVFRGEQYKRSIALYQRKYAGAYPPDVDTLLKQKFLRKKYGDPMVETGEFRFVRFGEPPPGSQQARPGGGQGTQPGGQRGALGGGQSGDAGRQPTTSFDAQSRDQGRPGVGPRGGIVGVASTSTEASIRTYNGHTHYNEWDFTYTPNRFGPGQIRPGGPRGQPGQGVPPGGGFQPGIGIGGGLSGPGSGPRGGSGDAPQPPPRPRKPGG; via the coding sequence ATGAAAACACCGGGTCAAGCGCGGATCGGCGAGCGCGGCTACGCAATGGCCGCACTGCTCGTCATGCTGGCGATCATGGCCGTCGCGATGACCGTGGCGATGCCGACCTGGCGCCAGTTGGTGCGCCGCGAGAAGGAGGCCGAACTGGTCTTCCGCGGCGAGCAATACAAGCGCTCGATTGCCCTGTACCAGCGGAAGTACGCCGGCGCCTATCCGCCCGACGTCGACACGCTGCTCAAGCAGAAGTTCCTCCGCAAGAAATACGGCGATCCCATGGTCGAGACCGGCGAGTTCCGATTCGTGCGGTTCGGCGAACCGCCGCCCGGATCCCAGCAGGCCAGGCCCGGCGGCGGTCAGGGAACCCAGCCTGGCGGTCAGCGTGGAGCGCTGGGAGGCGGACAGTCGGGAGACGCGGGACGCCAGCCGACGACGTCGTTCGATGCCCAGTCGAGGGATCAGGGACGCCCAGGCGTTGGTCCGCGCGGTGGCATCGTCGGCGTGGCGAGCACCAGCACAGAGGCCTCCATCCGCACGTACAACGGGCATACCCACTACAACGAGTGGGACTTCACCTACACGCCAAACCGCTTTGGCCCTGGACAGATCCGCCCCGGTGGTCCGCGGGGCCAGCCCGGCCAGGGCGTGCCGCCGGGCGGGGGCTTTCAACCGGGCATCGGGATCGGCGGCGGTCTCTCTGGACCGGGCAGCGGTCCGCGGGGCGGTTCCGGTGACGCTCCCCAGCCACCACCTCGTCCACGGAAGCCGGGCGGCTAG
- a CDS encoding Ig-like domain-containing protein: MIPDLSSTDFRGVARRKAARGRIVPALAVCGLALVAACEKVPLFAPTGTTITLYSNAQVVALNGTAQISASIVESGGNPVQNGTLITFTTSLGTLSPAEARTNDGKATVALNAGTQSGTAEINAFSGSNSAKSTVKILIGSAAVTAVTATASPSSVPSTGGTSTITATVVDTNSNPLPGVPVTFTTDLGTVTPGIATTNSGGQASCTLSTSQSSTVTVTAGSKVTTTVKVVAIDAPTVTLTGPGTTPSVGLSTTFTVNVTKGASSGAPIRSATIDFGDSSGLLNLGALTGSASIPHIYLKSGTFTVTATATDANFLSNSVSIPVNVFPAVPFTLTVTAPSARVGTAVTISATPSAGAPAITSYRWDFGDGTSTTTTVGSASKVYFVVPVGNQVVVSVTATGSDGRIGVGSTVVFITL; encoded by the coding sequence ATGATACCAGACCTCAGTTCGACCGATTTCCGGGGCGTGGCGAGGCGAAAGGCCGCGCGCGGTCGCATCGTCCCGGCCCTGGCTGTCTGCGGCCTCGCGCTCGTCGCCGCCTGCGAGAAGGTGCCGCTGTTCGCGCCGACCGGGACGACCATCACGCTGTACTCGAACGCGCAGGTGGTGGCACTCAACGGCACCGCGCAGATATCGGCCAGCATCGTCGAGAGCGGCGGCAACCCGGTCCAGAACGGCACGCTCATCACATTCACGACGTCGCTCGGAACCCTGAGTCCGGCCGAGGCACGGACGAACGACGGCAAGGCCACTGTCGCGTTGAACGCCGGGACCCAATCGGGCACGGCTGAGATCAACGCATTCTCCGGTTCGAACTCGGCCAAGTCCACGGTCAAGATCCTGATTGGATCGGCGGCCGTCACCGCCGTCACCGCGACGGCGTCGCCGTCGAGCGTGCCCTCCACGGGAGGCACGTCGACGATCACGGCGACGGTCGTGGACACCAACAGCAATCCGTTGCCGGGCGTGCCGGTCACCTTCACGACGGACCTGGGAACCGTGACGCCAGGCATCGCCACGACGAACTCGGGCGGCCAGGCCTCCTGCACCCTCTCGACGAGCCAGTCGTCCACGGTTACGGTCACCGCGGGATCGAAGGTGACGACGACGGTGAAGGTCGTCGCGATCGACGCGCCGACCGTCACGCTCACCGGCCCGGGCACAACACCCTCCGTCGGTCTCAGCACGACATTTACGGTGAACGTCACGAAGGGGGCGAGTTCCGGGGCGCCAATCCGGAGCGCCACCATCGACTTCGGCGACAGCAGCGGTCTACTGAACTTGGGGGCCCTGACCGGATCCGCGTCGATTCCGCACATCTATCTGAAATCTGGAACGTTCACGGTTACCGCGACCGCTACCGACGCCAACTTCCTGTCGAACTCCGTGTCGATACCGGTCAACGTCTTCCCCGCCGTGCCGTTCACGCTGACGGTGACGGCGCCGTCGGCAAGGGTCGGCACAGCCGTGACGATTTCCGCTACGCCCAGTGCGGGTGCGCCGGCCATCACGAGCTACAGATGGGACTTCGGCGATGGGACGTCCACGACCACGACTGTCGGTTCGGCTTCAAAGGTCTACTTCGTGGTGCCGGTTGGCAATCAGGTAGTCGTCAGCGTCACAGCTACGGGCTCAGACGGGCGCATTGGTGTAGGAAGCACCGTCGTGTTCATCACGCTGTAG
- a CDS encoding prepilin-type N-terminal cleavage/methylation domain-containing protein has translation MLTLRGFRRRLGAESGFTLIELMVVVALVAVLAGMGVVQYRNGVLRTREGVLKEDLFRMRDAIDQYYADKGKYPASLDALVSDGYMRQLPKDPMTESTDTWQPIPSEPDPGNPTAEAGVFDVKSGAEGTSLEGTAYAEW, from the coding sequence ATGCTGACACTCCGAGGGTTTCGGCGTCGGCTTGGCGCTGAATCCGGATTCACGCTGATCGAATTGATGGTCGTGGTCGCGCTGGTCGCGGTGCTGGCCGGCATGGGCGTCGTGCAGTACCGCAACGGCGTCCTCCGCACCAGGGAAGGCGTGCTGAAGGAAGACCTCTTCCGGATGCGCGACGCCATCGACCAGTACTATGCTGACAAGGGAAAGTACCCCGCCAGCCTCGACGCGCTCGTGTCGGACGGCTACATGCGGCAGCTCCCGAAGGACCCGATGACCGAGTCCACCGACACGTGGCAGCCGATCCCCTCGGAACCCGACCCCGGCAATCCGACGGCCGAAGCCGGCGTCTTCGATGTGAAGAGCGGGGCAGAGGGCACGTCGCTCGAGGGCACCGCCTACGCGGAGTGGTGA
- a CDS encoding type II secretion system protein gives MDTRSHRSIVRRLAQLRDASAGYTFVELVVVGTMLLILASAILPLAKVTMQRQREAELRRTLREMRVAIDKYKDAVDQGMIGSTDVRLGSEGYPPDLDTLVEGVKVANDASGRKLKFLRRIPIDPMTKSTEWGMRSYQDDADSTSWGGQNVFDVFTKSAGTALDGTKYKDW, from the coding sequence ATGGACACGAGAAGCCATCGATCGATCGTTCGGCGCCTCGCGCAGCTCCGTGATGCGAGCGCAGGGTATACGTTCGTCGAACTCGTCGTCGTTGGCACGATGCTGCTCATCCTGGCCTCGGCGATCCTGCCGCTGGCGAAGGTGACGATGCAGCGGCAGCGCGAAGCGGAACTGCGCCGCACGCTGCGCGAGATGCGCGTGGCGATCGACAAGTACAAGGACGCCGTGGACCAGGGCATGATCGGTTCGACCGACGTCCGCCTGGGGTCCGAGGGATACCCGCCCGACCTGGACACGCTCGTCGAGGGCGTCAAGGTCGCCAACGACGCGTCGGGCCGGAAGCTGAAGTTCCTCCGGCGGATTCCGATCGATCCGATGACCAAGAGCACCGAGTGGGGCATGCGGTCCTATCAGGACGATGCCGACTCGACGAGTTGGGGCGGGCAGAACGTCTTCGACGTCTTCACGAAGAGCGCCGGCACGGCACTCGATGGGACGAAGTACAAGGACTGGTAG
- a CDS encoding secretin N-terminal domain-containing protein, with protein MRSELLKAAALGLMIAVAAAGCTAGRAFSNGERAARSGDWDSAVLYYQQATQANPNSAEYKIALERAQLAASRNHIDKGQQLEAKDDIEGAIREYRKAAEFDPGNRRATTRAVELEKILRDKIEAARPKPQIEQLKDRARQTSQVPELNPASRQPLYFKFAQGVMVKQILDFLAQTSGINVMYDTTVQDKANPSALELDGVTLEQALNLVFTSNGFFYKVLNARTILVILDSPQNRQKYEDQVIRTFYLSSADATEMQTLLTQIIVPQGGVSISRPQISVNKGANTVTMRGSSAMVAIAERVIEMNDKPRAEVVVDVEILEVNRTRAKSYGLNLSNYAVGLNFSPEAPPSGSSGSTPGAGATATTSGGSFNLNTVVHGINTADFYLQVPSATIKFLESDSQTKLIAKPSLRGQEGTKLTANLGDEIPVPSTTFSPLVTGGTAFNPMTSFSYRSVGVNLEVTPRVTYDGDIILDLMVESSTKAADVNVAGQNLPSFGSRKVTTKMRLRDGESNMLAGLLRDDERKSLNGFPGGIHVPVIKQLFSANESQISQTDIVMLLTPHIIRTHGLTDRDFQPVYIGTSQNPTLGGTPPLLGVAGTDTTTDQPAGQPTAAPAQTPAPPITTQPYGTPGAAPVGGAPVGRQTQQGTPVIPPGSSPVPGTVMMPPAQQQPQAQPVAPPTMPAVQPPLPTAQPAGQVSAPSPAILQPAAPPPPAGAPAAAATPPRAAPLPPAVITVTPPGTELRVGGGPYTVALSGSAMNRASTLSLTLTYSPTALRVRTVQEGGFMKQGNATTAFAQQVDSANGRVDITITRTGDIVGATGDGMLAAVVFDAIAPGAVNFRISGVANGPSGVISLQFAPASVTVK; from the coding sequence TTGAGATCGGAACTTCTGAAAGCAGCAGCGCTGGGCCTGATGATCGCGGTCGCCGCTGCCGGCTGCACGGCGGGGCGGGCCTTCAGCAACGGTGAACGGGCGGCGCGCTCCGGCGACTGGGACTCGGCCGTCCTCTACTACCAGCAGGCCACCCAGGCGAATCCGAACTCGGCCGAGTACAAGATTGCGTTGGAACGGGCGCAGTTGGCCGCGTCGCGCAACCACATCGACAAGGGACAGCAGCTCGAGGCAAAGGACGACATCGAGGGGGCGATTCGCGAGTACCGGAAGGCGGCGGAGTTCGATCCGGGCAACCGCCGGGCGACGACGCGCGCCGTCGAGCTCGAGAAGATCCTCCGCGACAAGATCGAGGCCGCCAGGCCCAAGCCGCAGATCGAGCAGTTGAAGGATCGCGCACGCCAGACGAGCCAGGTACCGGAGCTCAATCCCGCCTCGCGGCAGCCCCTGTACTTCAAGTTCGCGCAAGGGGTCATGGTCAAGCAGATCCTCGACTTCCTGGCCCAGACGAGCGGCATCAACGTCATGTACGACACAACCGTGCAGGACAAGGCGAACCCCTCCGCGCTGGAGCTCGATGGCGTGACGCTCGAGCAGGCCCTGAACCTCGTCTTCACGTCGAACGGCTTCTTTTACAAGGTGCTGAACGCCCGCACGATTTTGGTCATCCTGGACTCACCGCAGAACCGTCAGAAGTACGAGGACCAGGTCATCCGTACCTTCTACCTGTCGAGCGCGGACGCCACGGAGATGCAGACCCTGCTCACCCAAATCATCGTGCCGCAGGGCGGTGTCTCGATCAGCCGGCCGCAGATCTCGGTGAACAAGGGCGCGAACACGGTCACGATGCGCGGAAGCTCGGCGATGGTCGCCATCGCGGAGCGTGTGATCGAGATGAACGACAAGCCGCGCGCCGAGGTGGTGGTGGATGTCGAGATCCTCGAGGTGAACCGCACGCGGGCGAAGTCGTACGGCCTGAACCTGTCGAATTACGCCGTCGGCCTGAACTTCTCGCCCGAAGCGCCACCGAGCGGGAGCAGCGGGAGTACGCCGGGAGCCGGCGCCACGGCGACGACGTCCGGCGGTTCGTTCAACCTCAACACGGTCGTGCACGGCATCAACACCGCGGACTTCTACCTGCAGGTGCCGTCGGCCACCATCAAGTTCCTCGAGTCGGATTCCCAGACCAAGCTGATCGCCAAGCCGTCGCTGCGCGGTCAGGAAGGCACGAAGCTCACCGCGAACCTCGGCGACGAGATCCCGGTGCCGTCCACGACATTCAGCCCGCTCGTCACCGGAGGCACGGCGTTCAACCCGATGACGTCGTTCAGCTACCGGTCGGTCGGCGTCAACCTCGAGGTCACGCCCCGCGTGACGTACGACGGCGATATCATCCTCGACCTGATGGTGGAGAGCAGCACGAAGGCCGCCGACGTGAACGTGGCGGGCCAGAACCTGCCGTCGTTCGGCTCACGCAAGGTCACCACGAAGATGCGCCTGCGCGACGGCGAATCGAACATGCTGGCCGGCCTGCTGCGCGATGACGAACGGAAGTCGCTGAACGGGTTCCCGGGCGGGATCCACGTGCCGGTGATCAAGCAGTTGTTCTCGGCGAACGAGAGCCAGATCTCGCAGACCGATATCGTGATGCTGCTGACGCCGCACATCATCCGGACCCACGGCCTGACCGACAGGGACTTCCAGCCGGTCTACATCGGCACGTCACAGAACCCCACGCTCGGCGGAACACCGCCGCTGCTCGGCGTGGCCGGAACCGACACGACCACGGATCAGCCCGCGGGGCAGCCCACTGCAGCACCGGCACAGACTCCGGCACCTCCCATCACGACGCAGCCGTACGGGACGCCTGGCGCCGCACCGGTGGGTGGCGCACCCGTCGGCCGCCAGACGCAGCAGGGAACGCCGGTCATTCCGCCGGGGAGTTCACCGGTCCCTGGGACGGTGATGATGCCGCCGGCCCAACAGCAGCCGCAGGCTCAGCCAGTGGCGCCGCCGACGATGCCGGCCGTCCAGCCGCCACTACCGACTGCGCAGCCAGCCGGCCAGGTGTCGGCGCCGTCGCCGGCCATTCTCCAGCCAGCGGCCCCACCGCCTCCCGCCGGCGCGCCGGCAGCGGCAGCGACTCCACCGCGGGCGGCGCCCCTGCCGCCGGCGGTGATCACCGTCACGCCGCCGGGCACCGAGCTCCGCGTGGGCGGTGGCCCCTACACAGTGGCGCTGTCGGGCTCCGCGATGAATCGCGCGTCCACGCTCAGCCTCACGCTCACCTACAGCCCGACGGCGCTGCGCGTGCGGACGGTACAGGAAGGGGGGTTCATGAAACAGGGGAACGCGACGACCGCGTTCGCCCAGCAGGTGGACTCCGCCAACGGGCGTGTTGACATCACGATCACGCGCACCGGCGACATCGTCGGCGCGACGGGTGACGGAATGCTCGCGGCAGTCGTGTTCGATGCGATCGCGCCGGGAGCGGTGAACTTCAGGATCAGCGGCGTGGCGAACGGGCCGTCGGGGGTCATCAGCCTGCAGTTCGCGCCGGCATCCGTGACGGTGAAGTAG
- the pilO gene encoding type 4a pilus biogenesis protein PilO translates to MLRRILTEQRTFVLILGIVLAINVGVYAAVVYPLSVRVGDADARAFRAEETRRAAQREYQAARGIAAGKERAEAELQTFYRDILPSDLSAAHRLTYLNLAQLARKSNLRIQRRTATPGHVRGGSLDVFTIVILLEGNYEDIRQFIYNLEAAPEFVAIESVAIDQGHEASGSLALTLQLVTYYRVVANAG, encoded by the coding sequence GTGCTGCGCCGCATCCTGACCGAACAGCGAACGTTCGTCCTGATCCTGGGGATCGTGCTCGCGATCAACGTGGGCGTCTACGCGGCCGTGGTCTACCCGCTGTCCGTCCGCGTCGGCGATGCCGATGCCCGCGCGTTCAGGGCGGAGGAGACGCGCCGCGCGGCGCAGCGTGAGTACCAGGCCGCACGCGGCATTGCCGCGGGGAAGGAACGGGCGGAGGCCGAACTCCAGACGTTCTACCGCGACATCCTGCCGAGCGACCTGAGCGCGGCCCACCGGTTGACGTATCTGAATCTCGCGCAGCTGGCCCGCAAGAGCAATCTTCGCATCCAGCGGCGAACCGCGACGCCGGGGCACGTGCGCGGTGGCAGCCTCGACGTCTTCACCATCGTGATTCTCCTCGAGGGGAACTACGAGGACATCCGGCAGTTCATCTACAACCTGGAGGCGGCGCCGGAGTTCGTGGCCATCGAATCGGTGGCGATCGACCAGGGGCACGAAGCGAGCGGCTCGCTCGCCCTCACCCTCCAACTCGTGACCTATTATCGGGTCGTGGCCAATGCCGGCTAG
- a CDS encoding PilN domain-containing protein: MLRTNLSTRPFYNERLVRVALLATGALIVALSIFNVVEVRSLSARHADLVGRVRQSEERAVQLREQAAQARRSIDRKELEAVGTAAREANALIDQRTFSWTELLNRLETTLPADVRIESIRPSTDRDGHLTVAVVVLARRAEDVETFVEALQGSGTFLGLFSRTETTTPQGLLEVALEGRYMPVTRQLSTAAGSGSKPKK; the protein is encoded by the coding sequence ATGCTGCGCACCAACCTCTCGACGCGGCCTTTCTACAACGAGCGGCTCGTCCGGGTCGCACTCCTCGCGACCGGCGCCCTGATCGTGGCGCTCTCGATCTTCAACGTCGTGGAGGTGCGCAGCCTGTCCGCGCGCCACGCCGACCTCGTGGGACGGGTCCGACAGTCCGAGGAACGCGCGGTGCAGCTGCGCGAACAGGCGGCGCAGGCACGCCGGAGCATCGATCGGAAGGAACTCGAAGCGGTCGGCACGGCCGCGCGGGAAGCGAATGCGCTCATCGACCAGCGCACGTTCTCCTGGACCGAACTACTGAACCGCCTCGAAACCACGCTTCCGGCTGACGTGCGGATTGAATCGATCCGGCCATCGACCGACCGGGACGGCCATCTCACGGTGGCGGTCGTCGTCCTCGCGCGCAGGGCAGAGGACGTGGAGACGTTCGTCGAGGCACTCCAGGGTTCGGGCACGTTCCTCGGGCTGTTCTCGCGCACCGAGACGACGACCCCGCAGGGACTGCTCGAGGTGGCGCTCGAAGGCCGGTACATGCCCGTGACGCGCCAGCTTTCGACTGCCGCCGGCTCCGGAAGCAAGCCGAAGAAGTGA
- the pilM gene encoding pilus assembly protein PilM: protein MTLTSLFAAQPPTVAVQIAARVVSAIAVTRPAGGTVISGHAIEPLQAGVVTPALTGQNVSDAAALGEAVGRVLSRLGGRTRRVALVLPDSIAKVSLIRLETVPPREEDLDQLIRWHVRKTAPFHIDEAQVTYSPGIAVPGGGREFVVALARRDVVKAYEDACEVAGAQAGLVDLATFSVVNAVLAGEAGSSGDWLLVNVTPEYGSIAILRGADLIFFRNRAEGSEDTLPDLVHQTAMYYEDRLGGSGFARVLVTGSGADGWASGATAGLEATRRLIDTRLNVKTETVDPQRSARFADRIAADPALLNIVTPLVGVLARAGAGV, encoded by the coding sequence ATGACTCTGACCTCGCTCTTCGCCGCACAGCCGCCGACGGTGGCCGTCCAGATCGCCGCACGTGTCGTGTCGGCGATCGCGGTCACGCGGCCCGCCGGTGGCACCGTGATTTCGGGCCACGCGATCGAGCCGCTGCAGGCCGGCGTGGTGACGCCGGCGCTCACAGGCCAGAACGTCAGCGACGCCGCCGCGCTCGGTGAGGCGGTCGGACGCGTGCTGTCGCGGCTCGGAGGCCGGACCCGGCGGGTGGCACTCGTCCTCCCGGACAGCATCGCGAAGGTGTCGCTGATCCGCCTCGAGACCGTGCCGCCGCGGGAGGAGGATCTCGACCAACTGATTCGCTGGCACGTGCGGAAGACCGCGCCGTTCCACATCGACGAGGCCCAGGTCACCTATTCGCCCGGCATCGCCGTGCCCGGCGGAGGCCGGGAATTCGTGGTGGCGCTGGCCAGGCGCGACGTGGTGAAGGCGTACGAGGACGCGTGCGAGGTTGCCGGCGCGCAGGCGGGGCTGGTGGACCTGGCCACCTTCAGTGTCGTGAACGCGGTACTGGCGGGGGAGGCCGGCAGTTCGGGCGATTGGCTGCTGGTCAACGTCACGCCCGAGTACGGCTCGATTGCGATCCTGCGCGGCGCCGATTTGATCTTCTTCCGCAACCGTGCCGAAGGGAGCGAGGACACGCTGCCCGACCTCGTGCACCAGACCGCGATGTACTACGAAGATCGCCTCGGTGGCAGCGGTTTCGCGCGGGTGCTGGTCACCGGCAGCGGTGCCGACGGATGGGCGTCTGGTGCAACGGCCGGACTGGAAGCGACCCGCCGGCTCATCGATACGCGCCTGAACGTGAAGACCGAGACGGTCGATCCTCAGCGCAGTGCCAGGTTCGCGGACCGGATTGCCGCCGATCCCGCGCTGCTGAACATCGTGACACCGCTCGTCGGCGTGCTCGCGCGCGCCGGCGCCGGGGTGTAG
- a CDS encoding GspE/PulE family protein, which produces MDPRVPNTASPRGAATTTAAPFYADGIAPVGEERTEEAAQARRLAERYGLEFVDLEQFQIDHDLFRSIPADLMLRYGFVPHHRDGRSLVIVVSDPTDLPMIDELALLLAAPLKVTVGARYAIESILKKSESSQRVLEEATEGFEITLLKEEENGDESLTVEKLTSDISPIIRLVDSTIFTAIQRRASDIHIETQDDAVYVKYRIDGVLQAAMRPIAKQFHGAIISRIKVMAELDIAEKRVPQDGRFKLRVPGKTIDFRVSIMPSVHGEDAVIRILDKESISEQFSELRLDILGFPEAELRRFRKYIAEPYGMVLVTGPTGSGKTTTLYAALSEIKSPEDKIITIEDPVEYQLQGITQIPINEKKGLTFARGLRSILRHDPDKIMVGEIRDPETAQIAIQSALTGHLVFTTVHANNVLDVLGRFLNMGVEAYQFISALNCVLAQRLVRTICPHCKRPVKIGASLLMESGLDPAMEQTHVFYEGKGCIECGGTGYKGRQAICELLDLSDRIREMILAKRPNTEVKKAARDEGMRFLRESAVERVMQGVTSLREINKVTFVE; this is translated from the coding sequence GTGGATCCACGGGTTCCGAACACGGCATCGCCACGGGGAGCGGCCACGACCACGGCCGCCCCGTTCTATGCGGACGGCATTGCACCGGTTGGAGAGGAACGCACCGAGGAGGCGGCACAGGCGCGCCGCCTCGCGGAGCGCTACGGGCTGGAGTTCGTGGACCTGGAACAGTTCCAGATCGATCACGACCTGTTCCGATCGATTCCCGCCGATCTGATGCTGCGCTACGGCTTCGTGCCGCATCACCGCGACGGCCGCTCCCTCGTCATCGTGGTCTCCGATCCGACCGACCTCCCGATGATCGACGAGCTGGCGCTGCTGCTCGCCGCGCCGCTGAAGGTGACCGTCGGCGCGAGGTATGCGATCGAATCGATCCTCAAGAAGAGCGAGAGCTCGCAGCGCGTGCTCGAAGAGGCCACCGAGGGATTCGAGATCACGCTCCTCAAGGAGGAGGAGAACGGCGACGAGAGCCTGACGGTCGAGAAACTGACGAGCGACATCAGCCCGATCATCCGGCTGGTGGACTCGACGATCTTCACGGCGATCCAGCGCCGGGCGAGCGACATCCACATCGAGACGCAGGACGATGCGGTGTACGTGAAGTACCGGATCGACGGCGTCCTGCAGGCGGCGATGAGGCCGATCGCGAAGCAGTTCCACGGCGCAATCATCTCCCGCATCAAGGTCATGGCGGAGCTCGACATCGCCGAGAAACGCGTCCCGCAGGACGGCCGCTTCAAGCTGCGCGTGCCGGGGAAGACGATCGACTTCCGCGTGTCGATCATGCCGAGCGTCCACGGCGAGGACGCGGTCATCCGCATCCTCGACAAGGAGTCGATCAGCGAGCAGTTCTCGGAGCTGCGTCTCGACATCCTGGGGTTCCCCGAGGCCGAGCTGCGACGCTTCCGGAAGTACATCGCCGAGCCGTACGGGATGGTGCTGGTCACCGGTCCGACCGGCAGCGGCAAGACGACGACGCTCTACGCCGCGCTCTCGGAAATCAAGTCGCCCGAGGACAAGATCATCACGATCGAGGACCCGGTCGAGTATCAGCTCCAGGGAATCACGCAGATCCCGATCAACGAGAAGAAAGGGCTGACCTTCGCGCGCGGCCTGCGGTCGATTCTCCGCCACGACCCGGACAAGATCATGGTCGGGGAGATCCGCGACCCGGAGACCGCACAGATCGCGATCCAGTCCGCGTTGACCGGTCACCTGGTGTTCACCACGGTGCACGCCAACAACGTGCTCGACGTCCTGGGCCGCTTCCTCAACATGGGCGTCGAGGCGTACCAGTTCATTTCGGCGCTCAACTGCGTGCTCGCGCAGCGGCTGGTTCGGACGATCTGCCCGCACTGCAAGCGCCCGGTGAAGATCGGCGCCTCGCTGCTCATGGAGTCCGGCCTGGATCCGGCGATGGAGCAGACGCACGTCTTCTACGAGGGCAAGGGGTGCATCGAGTGTGGGGGAACCGGCTACAAGGGGCGGCAGGCCATCTGCGAATTGCTTGACCTCTCGGACCGGATTCGGGAGATGATTCTTGCCAAGCGTCCCAACACGGAAGTCAAGAAGGCGGCGCGCGACGAGGGGATGCGGTTCCTGCGCGAGTCGGCCGTGGAGCGCGTGATGCAGGGCGTGACATCGCTCCGCGAGATCAACAAGGTGACCTTCGTCGAATGA
- a CDS encoding type II secretion system F family protein, with protein sequence MEFRCRLSSPGGEISEGIYAADSEERLRRDLEQKGLCVLALRPRHAIGGWSPRLPARRSIPAREFVVFNQELATLLKAGMPLVQSLDILRQRTSSPLLKRVLDEVHEEVRAGTALSDAFAARGDLFPGVYTASLLAGEKSGSLEAVLRRYVAYVKVLSAVRRRTLSALIYPTVLLALACAVVGIIVIRVVPAFSDFYGQFGHELPLVTRAIVALSDAIRSQWLPILIVLAGLALGINTWLHRPGQRERFDRLLLRLPAVGPTVRRFSTSQLARTLATLLGGGIPLVNAIEIASRSIGNRSMAAALEMVGHRVREGEPFAAAMAARHVFPDVAIKMVEVGEATGALQEMLNSLADFYDEEIETDLGRFVTLVEPVLLVVMGLVIAGLLLALYMPLFQLSSVVGPA encoded by the coding sequence ATGGAATTCCGCTGTAGGCTCTCGTCTCCGGGCGGCGAGATCTCCGAGGGGATTTACGCTGCCGATAGCGAGGAGCGGCTGCGCCGCGACCTCGAGCAGAAGGGCCTGTGCGTGCTGGCCTTGCGGCCGCGCCACGCCATCGGCGGATGGTCCCCGCGGCTGCCGGCCCGGCGTTCGATACCGGCCCGTGAGTTCGTGGTCTTCAACCAGGAACTGGCCACCCTGCTGAAGGCCGGAATGCCGCTCGTGCAGTCGCTCGACATCCTTCGCCAGCGGACCAGTTCGCCGCTGCTCAAGAGGGTGCTCGACGAGGTCCACGAGGAGGTGCGTGCCGGCACCGCCCTGTCCGATGCGTTTGCCGCGCGTGGCGATCTGTTCCCGGGCGTGTACACGGCCTCATTGCTGGCCGGCGAGAAGAGCGGCAGCCTCGAAGCGGTGCTGCGCCGCTATGTGGCGTACGTGAAGGTGCTCTCGGCAGTGCGCCGCCGAACGTTGTCGGCCCTCATCTACCCGACGGTGTTGCTCGCGCTGGCGTGTGCGGTCGTGGGGATCATCGTGATTCGTGTGGTTCCCGCCTTCTCGGACTTCTACGGACAGTTCGGCCACGAACTGCCGCTGGTCACGCGGGCCATCGTCGCGCTGTCGGATGCCATCCGGTCGCAGTGGCTGCCGATCCTGATCGTGCTGGCCGGCCTCGCGCTCGGCATCAATACCTGGCTGCACCGTCCCGGACAGCGCGAGCGGTTCGACCGGCTGCTGTTGCGGCTGCCCGCAGTTGGTCCAACCGTGCGCAGGTTCTCGACGTCTCAACTGGCGCGTACGCTGGCCACATTGCTCGGGGGCGGAATCCCGCTCGTGAACGCGATCGAGATTGCGAGCCGCTCCATCGGCAATCGATCGATGGCGGCGGCGCTGGAGATGGTGGGCCACCGGGTGCGCGAGGGCGAGCCGTTCGCCGCCGCCATGGCGGCCCGACACGTGTTTCCGGATGTCGCCATCAAGATGGTCGAGGTGGGGGAAGCGACGGGCGCGCTTCAGGAGATGCTCAACAGCCTGGCGGACTTCTACGACGAGGAAATCGAGACGGACCTCGGACGGTTCGTCACGCTGGTCGAGCCCGTCTTGCTGGTCGTCATGGGGCTGGTCATCGCAGGTCTGCTGCTGGCGCTGTACATGCCCTTGTTCCAGTTGTCGTCGGTTGTCGGGCCTGCATAG